In the genome of Salinispirillum sp. LH 10-3-1, one region contains:
- a CDS encoding alpha/beta fold hydrolase encodes MNEEITFPSGKISLAGTLTVPKSDTPLPCVIMVHGSGAQDRDGNMSGFNTQIFQQISKSLSEQGIASLRYDKRGCGKSEGDFSVAGLSEMVDDACAAIDFLSRQSEKIDSEKIFVLGHSEGAVLAPEIAARREHLAGLVMLCASLRSFEEDAVKNAEVLNRDLEKMTGIKGKLARLFLYSKNPLATMTKLRRKVEKTKAKRVWVSFSRVSTKFYRETFNYDVKAFLKSTKHPILAIGGSKDFQCHPDDTLLIKDISPSPTDVHIIENMDHMLRLQAGESSILSYASSCDTPIVPEVNEILWAWVITQSGLAGR; translated from the coding sequence ATGAATGAGGAAATCACTTTTCCATCGGGTAAAATATCCCTTGCAGGTACTCTTACTGTGCCCAAGAGTGACACACCATTACCCTGCGTAATAATGGTTCATGGCAGTGGAGCTCAAGACAGAGACGGCAATATGTCGGGTTTCAACACCCAAATATTCCAGCAAATTTCTAAAAGTTTGTCGGAACAAGGCATTGCTTCATTGCGTTATGACAAAAGAGGCTGCGGTAAAAGTGAAGGGGATTTTAGCGTTGCTGGCTTGTCTGAGATGGTTGACGATGCCTGTGCGGCGATTGATTTTCTTAGCAGGCAGTCAGAAAAAATAGATTCGGAAAAGATATTCGTTTTAGGGCACAGTGAGGGCGCTGTGTTGGCTCCTGAAATCGCTGCAAGGCGAGAGCACTTGGCCGGGCTGGTGATGCTGTGCGCCAGCCTCAGGAGCTTCGAGGAAGATGCCGTTAAAAATGCCGAGGTACTTAATCGCGATTTAGAAAAAATGACGGGAATAAAAGGCAAGTTGGCGCGCCTTTTCCTTTACAGTAAGAACCCATTGGCCACCATGACCAAGCTCCGGAGAAAGGTTGAAAAAACCAAAGCTAAGAGAGTGTGGGTTTCCTTTTCCAGGGTGAGTACAAAGTTTTATCGAGAGACGTTCAATTATGACGTTAAGGCGTTCTTGAAGAGCACGAAGCATCCGATACTGGCTATTGGTGGCAGTAAAGATTTTCAGTGCCACCCCGATGATACTCTGCTGATAAAAGATATTTCACCGAGCCCAACCGATGTTCATATCATAGAGAATATGGATCATATGTTGCGGCTTCAAGCTGGAGAGTCATCAATCCTGAGCTACGCCAGTTCCTGCGATACGCCGATTGTTCCGGAGGTGAATGAGATTCTCTGGGCTTGGGTCATAACTCAATCCGGTCTGGCCGGTCGATAG
- a CDS encoding endonuclease/exonuclease/phosphatase family protein, which translates to MSLMWRLFSLACSALMLSLVIASSAMALNSGVRLASWNIQNFGWNNDKSLPAVARVAAKFDFLAIQEVMNATAVESLAEQLERDTGESWQVMYSDRLGRRTYREKYAFLWRESVIQYDGQAVVYIDDADQFARPPYSARFRIKATQHTFVASTVHITYGNRVADRLPEIHALTRYWEWLREVYPEDQNRILLMGDFNLPPSHVGFAPLLAVAQPLITEGATTLGTRDGVFANLYDNIFVPHNTTLNITQSGLLKFPQRLSLTTETYWSHEAARAHVSDHVPVYAMINGAIPYAMVAKPIAIDSNLLLAVIPTPMREDCVDLNGSTVDELQALPHVGLARAQAIITGRFWPSALALTAISGLSSGRVQDIIDSGLLCEPLQ; encoded by the coding sequence ATGTCCTTAATGTGGCGTCTCTTCAGTCTCGCCTGTTCAGCACTGATGCTGTCGCTCGTCATCGCCTCCAGTGCAATGGCACTGAATTCCGGTGTTCGACTCGCCTCATGGAACATCCAAAACTTTGGCTGGAATAACGATAAGTCTCTCCCAGCCGTCGCTCGGGTTGCGGCTAAGTTCGATTTCCTTGCCATACAGGAAGTCATGAACGCGACGGCGGTCGAAAGCTTGGCGGAGCAACTCGAACGGGATACGGGCGAATCGTGGCAAGTAATGTACTCGGATCGACTGGGACGCAGAACCTACCGCGAGAAGTACGCCTTTTTATGGCGCGAATCAGTAATCCAGTATGATGGTCAAGCCGTGGTGTACATTGACGATGCCGATCAGTTTGCTCGTCCACCCTATTCAGCCCGTTTCCGCATCAAGGCTACTCAACATACTTTCGTAGCGTCCACTGTGCACATCACCTATGGCAATCGTGTTGCCGATCGCTTGCCGGAGATACACGCTTTAACACGTTACTGGGAATGGCTGCGTGAAGTGTATCCCGAAGATCAGAATCGCATCTTGCTGATGGGTGATTTTAATCTCCCGCCTAGCCATGTGGGTTTTGCGCCTTTGCTGGCCGTTGCCCAACCGTTGATTACCGAAGGCGCTACCACACTGGGCACCCGAGATGGCGTATTTGCAAACCTGTATGACAACATCTTTGTGCCGCACAACACGACATTGAACATCACCCAATCAGGTCTGCTGAAATTTCCACAACGGCTTTCCCTGACCACGGAAACCTACTGGTCACATGAAGCCGCGAGAGCCCATGTATCGGATCATGTGCCGGTGTATGCCATGATCAATGGCGCAATACCCTACGCCATGGTGGCAAAACCTATTGCGATTGACAGTAACCTACTGCTCGCCGTTATCCCGACACCCATGAGAGAGGACTGTGTTGATTTGAATGGCAGCACCGTGGATGAGCTGCAGGCGCTACCACATGTCGGACTCGCGCGTGCCCAAGCCATCATCACAGGCCGATTCTGGCCTTCGGCACTGGCCTTAACTGCAATCTCAGGTCTGTCATCCGGACGTGTACAAGACATCATCGATTCGGGGCTGTTGTGTGAGCCCTTACAGTAA
- a CDS encoding lysophospholipid acyltransferase family protein, which translates to MSLPESQLPRRGNAFSSLLGRLILSLFGWKVTGQLPNVSKAILIGGPHTSNWDGVVTLSAMAMLRLDARVMVKDSAFVGPLGLLLRWLGAMPIDRNSARDVVQQTVDQLNAHAQFMVIVSPEGTRDGASQWKSGFWRIASAAGVPIVVATADYKKKEVSFPGLVMPSEDMDADMKQVLEFYRGVEPRHTERLSAPLAAMRNEPREKHDTQ; encoded by the coding sequence ATGTCCCTACCCGAATCTCAGTTGCCGCGTCGCGGCAATGCGTTTTCCAGTCTGCTTGGCCGTTTGATTTTGTCGCTGTTCGGATGGAAAGTGACAGGGCAGTTGCCGAACGTTTCCAAAGCCATATTGATCGGTGGCCCTCATACCTCTAACTGGGATGGCGTCGTCACTCTGTCGGCGATGGCCATGTTGCGATTAGACGCACGAGTGATGGTTAAAGACAGTGCGTTTGTTGGCCCGCTCGGCTTGTTGTTGCGCTGGTTGGGCGCTATGCCGATTGATCGCAACAGCGCGCGCGATGTAGTGCAGCAAACGGTTGATCAGTTGAATGCGCATGCGCAATTCATGGTGATTGTTTCGCCAGAAGGCACACGCGATGGTGCTAGCCAATGGAAATCTGGATTCTGGCGTATTGCCAGTGCTGCAGGAGTGCCGATCGTTGTCGCGACCGCCGACTACAAGAAGAAAGAAGTGTCTTTTCCGGGGTTAGTGATGCCGAGCGAGGATATGGATGCGGATATGAAGCAAGTGCTGGAATTCTATCGCGGCGTTGAACCACGTCATACAGAGCGGTTATCAGCACCGTTGGCCGCCATGCGCAACGAGCCGCGAGAAAAGCATGATACGCAGTAA